ATTATAACACAGCACATATGCATTATAACACAGCACATAGGCATCGTAacgcttcccatctgaaacacaccATTCAGACAAGTTAGAACACAGCACATAGACAATGTAACACAGCACATAGGCATTATAACACAGCACATAGGCATTATAACACAGCACATATGCATTATAACACAGCACATAGGCATCGTAacgcttcccatctgaaacacaccATTCAGACAAGTTAGAACACAGCACATAGACAATGTAACACAGCACATAGGCATTATAACACAGCACATAGGCATTATAACACAGGACATAGGCATCGTAacgcttcccatctgaaacacaccATTCAGACAAGTTAGAACACAGCACATAGGCATTATAACACAGCAGATAGGCATTATAACACAGGACATAGGCGTTGTTACACATCCCATCTGAAACTAACACAATTCATCCAAATCATGTGGTGAAACACGATCTACAACGAGACTGTTTGCATGGGACATTGGCATGTTAGGTGTTATTCTCACCAGAGACGTTGTGATGATGCCAACCCAGATCATCTCTGAGAAATAGAATGATGTCCACCTTCAGCTTGACATAGACAAcagtcaccaccaccaccgtcacgGCAAAGACCCCCAGTATACCCAGCACCAGGAAGTGGAACTGGGGTGGACCTAAAGGGTGacatgaaatacacacacacacacacacacacacacacacacacacacacacacacacacacacacacacacacacacacacacacacacacacacacacacacacacacacacatacacacacacaaaaataaacctGATAATATCAAACAGCTGTTACTGTACAGTGGAAAGAGAaactggagagagaaaaaaatcacagaaaatcatCCTAATTTCACACAGAAGTGATGATAATCTCTTCTTGATTAAATGTCATGTTAACCTAAGAGCAGAATAGATAATAATCTCTTCTTGATTAAATGCCATGGTAACCTAAGAGCAGAATAGATAATAATCTCTTCTTGATTAAATGTCATGGTAACCTAAGAGCAGAATAGATAATAATCTCTTCTTGATTAAATGTCATGGTAACCTAAGAGCAGAATAGATAATAATCTCTTCTTGATTAAATGTCATGGTAACCTAAGAGCAGAAGAGAGGGTTCTGTGAAATGACCAGTAGAGTTTGATAAAGGCAGACTCTGTAATATTTTTAATGATTGGAAAGCTAAGATGTCccttggggcggcagcgtagcctagtggttcgagtgttggactagtaaccgaaaggttgcaagatcaaatccttgagctgacaaggtacaaatctgtcattccgcccctgaacaaggcagttaacccactgttcctaggccgtcattgaaaatatgaatttgttcttaactgacttgcctagttaaataaaggtcaaataaaaatgtaagaGGCTGCTTGACTTACTCTTCTGTTGGAAGATGATGGAGACGTTGGAGTTCCTAGATGGAGACTCCACTTGACAGGTGTATCTGTTCCTCAGCTGCTCCTCTGACACCTGCCtgatcaccagcaatgcctggtGATGGCCATTCTCTCTGGAGAAAACAGTCAAGTGTGTTGTGTTAAGtgatttgaaatagtatttgaacccaggtctgttctgtAGTGAGTGTACATGCTCACTCTGAAGTGTTATAAAACACTGGTAGGGTCTCCTGGTTCTCCTCCACAAAAGATCTGTTTTCCAACCATTGTAAGAGGTCAGTTTCAGAGGACaggacagccatgcagaccaccACCACAGTGGATCCTGGAGGAAACACACAACATTCACTAACactttgctaactacctctctcaaagagtgcagtgtataaagtcagacaaTCTCAGCCACTCCCTGTCACCaaaggagtaccccaaggctcaatcctaggccccacgctcttctcaatttacatcaacaacatagctcaggcagtaagaagctctctcatccatttatatgcagatgatacagtcttatactcagttggcccctccccggattttgtgttaaatgctctacaacaaagctttcttagtgtccaacaatctttctctacccttaaccttgttctgaacacctccaaaacaaaggtcatgtggtttggtaagaagaatgcccctctccccacaggtgtgattactacctcagAGGGTTTAGAGCAGGAGGTAgttacctcatacaagtacttgggagtatggctagacggtgcactgtccttctctcagcatatatcaaagctgcaggctaaagttaaatctagacatggtttcctctatcgtaatcgctcctcgttcaccccagctgccaaactaaccctgattcagatgaccatcctacccatgctagattacggagacataatttatagatcggcaggtaagggtgctctcgagcggctagatgttctgtaccattcggccatcagatttgccaccaatgctccttattgaACACATCACttcactctatactcctctgtaaactggtcatctctgtatacccgtcgcaagacccactggttgatgcttatttatagaACCCTCTTAGGCATcacttccccctatctgagatatatactgcagccctcatcctccacatacaacacccgttctgccagtcacattctgttaaaggtccccaaagcacacacatccctgggtcgcttgtcttctcagttcactgcagctagcgactgtaacgagctgcaacaaacaatCAAACTGGACTGTttaatctcaatctcttcattcaaagactcaatcatggacactcttactgacagttgtggctgtttagcgtgatgtattgttgtgtctacctttgtgctgttgtctgtgcccaataatgtttgtaccatgttttgtgctgctacgaagttgtgttgctaccatgttgttgtcatgttgtgttgctaccatgctgtgttgtcatgtgttgctgccttgctatgttgttgtctttaggtctctctttatgtagtgttgtgttgtcatgaTGCGTGTTTTGTCctaaatgtatattttatttttatttttaatcccagcccccttcCCTGCAGAAGTCCTTTTGCCTTTTgttaggccgccattgtaaataagaatttgttcttaactgacttgcctagtgaaataaatcaaataaaatacttAGGGCAGGGATGGGGGTGGAGGCCACAagtaatctgaactcatcatgaggggccgcagataaatgttttacattttacacattttgacATGGTGTGTAGAGAagatgttgctgttttaaagctagtttgctacaattctacacatttagcagaagatttagcaattttattACTCATTTTATGCACTTTTTTGTTTTAGAGTTAATTTTGTGCAATTTTACAAATTTTGCAAGCTAATGTTCTACAATACTACACATTTTTCCGTAGCATGATTACTACGTTTAGATAAGATAGCTGGCCACGAGCCTAACCTACCAATATAAAATATGATAGCTGGCCACTAGCCTAACCTACCAATATAAAATATGATAGCTGGCCACTAGCCTAACCTACCAATATAAAATATGATAGCTGACCACTAGCCTAACCTACCAATATAAAATATGATAGCTGGCCACTAGCCTAACCTACCAATATAAAATATGATAGCTGGCCACTAGCCTAACCTACCAATATAAAATATGATAGCTGGCCACTAGCCTAACCTATCAATATAAAATATGATAGCTGACCACTAGCCTAACCTACCAATATAAAATATGATAGCTGACAACTAGCCTAAACTACCAATATAAAATATGATAGCTGGCCACTAGCCTAACCTACCAATATAAAATATGATAGCTGACCACTAGCCTAACCTACCAATATAAAATATGATAGCTGACCACTAGCCTAACCTACCAATATAAAATATGATAGCTGGCCACTAGCCTAACCTACCAATATAAAATATGATAGCTGGCCACTAGCCTAACCTACCAATATAAAATATGATAGCTGGCCACTAGCCTAACCTATCAATATAAAATATGATAGCTGACCACTAGCCTAACCTACCAATATAAAATATGATAGCTGACAACTAGCCTAAACTACCAATATAAAATATGATAGCTGGCCACTAGCCTAACCTACCAATATAAAATATGATAGCTGACCACTAGCCTAACCTACCAATATAAAATATGATAGCTGACCACTAGCCTAACCTACCAATATAAAATATGATAGCTGGCCACTAGCCTAACCTACCAATATAAAATATGATAGCTGGCCACTAGCCTAACCTACCAATATAAAATATGATAGCTGGCCACTAGCCTAACCTACCAATATAAAATATGATAGCTGACCACTAGCCTAACCTACCAATATAAAATATGATAGCTGACCACTAGCCTAACCTACCAATATAAAATATGATAGCTGACCACTTGCCTAACCTACCAATATAAAATATGATAGCTGACCACTAGCCTAACCTACCAATATAAAATATGATAGCTGGCCACTAGCCTAACCTACCAATATAAAATATGATAGCTGGCCACTAGCCTAACCTACCAATATAAAATATGATAGCTGGCCACTAGCCTAACCTACCAATATAAAATATGATAGCTGGCCACTAGCCTAACCTACCAATATAAAATATGATAGCTGGCCACTAGCCTAACCTACCAATATAAAATATGATAGCTGGCCACTAGCCTAACCTACCAATATAAAATATGATAGCTGACCACTAGCCTAACCTACCAATATAAAATATGATAGCTAATCACTAGCCTAACCTACCAATATAAAATATGATAGCTGGCCACTAGCCTAACCTACCAATATAAAATATGATAGCTAATCACTAGCCTAACCTACCAATATAAAATATGATAGCTGGCCACTAGCCTAACCTACCAATATAAAATATGATAGCTGACCACTAGCCTAACCTACCAATATAAAATATGATAGCTAATCACTAGCCTAACCTACCAATATAAAATATGATAGCTAATCACTAGCCTAACCTACCAATATAAAATAtgatagctgacatggctaattgagtgactgacataacaatagaaaaacaatttagaaattgcaccttgtgtattctgctGTTCTACCtcgcaacagtaagttgagaagtTGAGACCACGTGACAATTCAGACACTAATTGACACCCATACAGATAAGTAGAGAGGAACTCACCCATATCTACATTAATAACCTCCCCATCCTGAGGTTTGATGATCTTTGGCATAACCTGGGAACTTCCTGCACAATACAATAATATCACTGTAGTCAAAACACAAATATCACTGTAGTTACTAAAACACAAATATCACTGTAgtcaaaacagaaatatcactgtAGCTGAAACAGAAATATCACTGTAGCTGAAACAGAAATATCACTGTAGCTAATACCAAATATCACTATggttaaaacagaaatatcactgtAGCTGAAACAGAAATATCACTGTAGCTGAAACAGAAATATCACTGTAGCTGACACAGAAATATCACTGTAGCTAATACCAAATATCACTATGGTTAGAACAGAAATATCACTGTAGCTAATAACAAATATCACTATggttaaaacagaaatatcactgtAGCTGACACAGAAATATCACTGTAGCTAATACCAAATATCACTATggttaaaacagaaatatcactgtAGCTGAAACAGAAATATCACTGTAGCTGAAACAGAAATATCACTGTAGCTGAAACAGAAATATCACTGTAGCTGAAACAGAAATATCGCTGTAGCTGAAACAGAAATATCCCTGTAGCTAATACCAAATATCACTATAgttaaaacagaaatatcactgtAGCTGACACAGAAATATCACTGTAGCTGAAACAGAAATATCACTGTAGCTAATACCAAATATCACTATAgttaaaacagaaatatcactgtAGCTGACACAGAAATATCACTGTAGCTGAAACAGAAATATCACTGTAGCTAATACCAAATATCACTATggttaaaacagaaatatcactgtAGCTGACACAGAAATATCACTGTAGCTGAAACAGAAATATCACTGTAGCTGACACAGAAATATCACTGTAGCTGACACAGAAATATCACTATAgttaaaacagaaatatcactgtAGCTGACACAGAAATATCACTGTAGCTGACACAGAAATATCACTGTAGCTGACACAGAAATATCACTGTAGCTGACACAGAAATATCACTGTAGCTGACACAGAAATATCACTATAgttaaaacagaaatatcactgtAGCTGACAGAAATATCACTGTAGCTGACACAGAAATATCACTATAgttaaaacagaaatatcactgtAGCTGACACAGAAATATCACTGTAGCTGACACAGAAATATCACTGTAGCTAATACCAAATATCACTATAgttaaaacagaaatatcactgtAGCTCAAACACAAACATGAATGTAGTTAAAAGGAAACTCTTTCTATAAATTGTTTTAATCAGAATAAAGCATCAATATGGACAAAAGTTACAGATCCTTGTTCTTGCATTATAGCTTTCCGCTATAGCCTAGGTTCAGATCCACCAAACATGAAATACATCTTAACTAACAAATACATTTCAAGGTATCTTTGCAAAAGGTCAGAAGCTCCAAAACCAtacagcagggttggggtcaattccagtcgattcaggaagtacactgaaattctaATTCTCTTCAATTCTTTTCAATTAATAAACATTTCAAATTGGAATTGGATTTACTTTCTGacttgactggaattgaaatgtaaTTAATCCCAACCCTGATATCCAGTACTGTCCAGTAACTTCTTACCTTTAACGGTCCGCTCCATGGTTCTGGACAAGGTAAACACCTGTCCATCATGGAGGTTTGAGTTGTATGTGTAGTATGAAGTGCAGGTATAGTAACCACTGTCATTTTCAGAAGCACTCATCAGGTATCCATCGCCAAAGTCAGAGGGTAACTCTGTGTCACAGTTCTACAATGCATTAATCAAGACACAGGTAAGACACATATAATACACAGGCAATAGCAGGTAATAAACAGGCAATAATAAGCAATAAACAGGCAATAACAGGTAATAAACTGGCAATAACAGGTAAGACACATAATACACAGGCAATAAAAGGCAATAACAGGCAATAACAGGTAATAACAGGTAATAAACAGGCAATAACAGGTAATAACAGGTAATAAACTGGCAATAACAGGTAAGACACATATAATAcacagggagtttttcctagccaccatgcttctacatgtGCATTGCTTGCTTcctggggttttagactgggtttctgtataagcactttgtcaCAAAGTACACTGAAAGTCACactgatgtaaaaaggactttACAAATAAATGTGATTAATAAACAGGTAATCAACTGGTAATAAATAGGTAATACAACGCCAGTGTCTATTGATGCTAATCACAAAACTGAGAGTTGTTTTTGCTGCACCATCCATGACTGGTGAACTAAAACGTTGATGCTGGTCCCTATGCTAGCTAGGACACCCACTCAGGCTAGGGGAAAAACATGAAATAACAGGAAATACCCTGTGGCTTTTGGTCTAgtggaaaaaaaatcacaatcaaCAGAGTATTCAATAGTACCTTGCCAACGGCTAGAGGGAAAACACACCTCTTCAAGCAGATGTCTTTAGTTTTAGCCAAAGGCAAGTAAGAAGAACTAGTGGAAACTCAACATCACTGGATATTTACTACTACTTTGTCAACTGCTGGGGGATGGGGGGGCAAAGAAAAGAAGAAGTCATACCTTGTACCACGTATAATTATGTTTTGTGAAGTTTTGTGCGATGCTGTCTGACGTGCAGGTTAACTTTTCACAGGACTGTCTCAGATAGCAAGTGGATTCATACACATCCATATCTGTGTAACACTGGCCAGAGAACACTGTGATGTTAAACCACGCTGTTCTCAGGGGCTGGCCACTGGCATCGCTGCAACAGTCCAGACAGAGATATGACcattaatcaaccaatcaatcaatcaaaccatCAACCATTCAATCAGTCAATGAATCAATGCATCAACAGAATGACGCATAAAATACATCAGAGGGAAGGAGAAGACAGTTGAAGAACAAAAGTATGATTGATAaaatggacaataaaaggccaactAGATTTGTAAGagacagacacttacagtagagagcaggagtaggaccctgttggttgggacagacacttacagtagagagcaggagtaggaccctgttggttgggacagacacttacagtagagagcaggagtaggacccctgttggttgggacagacacttacagtagagagcaggagtaggaccctgttggttgggacagacacttacagtagagagcaggagtaggaccctgttggttgggacagacacttacagtagagagcaggagtaggaccctgttggttgggacagacacttacagtagagagcaggagtaggacccctgttggttgggacagacacttacagtagagagcaggagtaggaccctgttggttgggacagacacttacagtagagagcaggagtaggaccctgttggttgggacagacacttacagtagagagcaggagtaggaccctgttggttgggacagacacttacagtagagagcaggagtaggacccctgttggttgggacagacacttacagtagagagcaggagtaggaccctgttggttgggacagacacttacagtagagagcaggagtaggaccctgttggttgggacagacacttacagtagagagcaggagtaggaccctgttggttgggacagacacttacagtagagagcaggagtaggaccctgttggttgggacagacacttacagtagagagcaggagtaggaccctgttggttgggacagacacttacagtagagagcaggagtaggaccctgttggttgggacagacacttacagtagagagcaggagtaggaccctgttggttgggacagacacttacagtagagagcaggagtaggacccctgttggttgggacagacacttacagtagagagcaggagtaggaccctgttggttgggacagacacttacagtagagagcaggagtaggaccctgttggttgggacagacacttacagtagagagcaggagtaggaccctgttggttgggacagacacttacagtagagagcaggagtaggaccctgttggttgggacagacacttacagtagagagcaggagtaggaccctgttggttgggacagacacttacagtagagagcaggagtaggaccctgttggttgggacagacacttacagtagagagcaggagtaggaccctgttggttgggacagacacttacagtagagagcaggagtaggaccctgttggttgggacagacacttacagtagagagcaggagtaggaccctgttggttgggacagacacttacagtagagagcaggagtaggaccctgttggttgggacagacacttacagtagagagcaggagtaggaccctgttggttgggacagacacttacagtagagagcaggagtaggacccctgttggttgggacagacacttacagtagagagcaggagtaggaccctgttggttgggacagacacttacagtagagagcaggagtaggaccctgttggttgggacagacacttacagtagagagcaggagtaggaccctgttggttgggacagacacttacagtagagagcaggagtaggacccctgttggttgggacagacacttacagtagagagcaggagtaggaccctgttggttgggacagacacttacagtagagagcaggagtaggaccctgttggttgggacagacacttacagtagagagcaggagtaggacccctgttggttgggacagacacttacagtagagagcaggagtaggaccctgttggttgggacagacacttacagtagagagcaggagtaggaccctgttggttgggacagacacttacagtagagagcaggagtaggaccctgttggttgggacagacacttacagtagagagcaggagtaggaccctgttggttgggacagacacttacagtagagagcaggagtaggaccctgttggttgggacagacacttacagtagagagcaggagtaggaccctgttggttgggacagacacttacagtagagagcaggagtaggaccctgttggttgggacagacacttacagtagagagcaggagtaggaccctgttggttgggacagacacttacagtagagagcaggagtaggaccctgttggttgggacagacacttacagtagagagcaggagtaggaccctgttggttgggacagacacttacagtagagagcaggagtaggaccctgttggttgggacagacacttacagtagagagcaggagtaggacccctgttggttgggacagacacttacagtagagagcaggagtaggaccctgttggttgggacagacacttacagtagagagcaggagtaggaccctgttggttgggacagacacttacagtagagagcaggagtaggaccctgttggttgggacagacacttacagtagagagcaggagtaggaccctgttggttgggacagacacttacagtagagagcaggagtaggaccctgttggttgggacagacacttacagtagagagcaggagtaggaccctgttggttgggacagacacttacagtagagagcaggagtaggaccctgttggttgggacagacacttacagtagagagcaggagtaggaccctgttggttgggacagacacttacagtagagagcaggagtaggaccctgttggttgggacagacacttacagtagagagcaggagtaggaccctgttggttgggacagacacttacagtagagagcaggagtaggaccctgttggttgggacagacacttacagtagagagcaggagtaggaccctgttggttgggacagacacttacagtagagagcaggagtaggaccctgttggttgggacagacacttacagtagagagcaggagtaggaccctgttggttgggacagacacttacagtagagagcaggagtaggaccctgttggttgggacagacacttacagtagagagcaggagtaggaccctgttggttgggacagacacttacagtagagagcaggagtaggaccctgttggttgggacagacacttacagtagagagcaggagtaggacccctgttggttgggacagacacttacagtagagagcaggagtaggaccctgttggttgggacagacacttacagtagagagcaggagtaggaccctgttggttgggacagacacttacagtagagagcaggagtaggaccctgttggttgggacagacacttacagtagagagcaggagtaggaccctgttggttgggacagacacttacagtagagagcaggagtaggaccctgttggttgggacagacacttacagtagagagcaggagtaggaccctgttggttgggacagacacttacagtagagagcaggagtaggaccctgttggttgggacagacacttacagtagagagcaggagtaggaccctgttggttgggacagacacttacagtagagagcaggagtaggaccctgttggttgggacagacacttacagtagagagcaggagtaggaccctgttggttgggacagacacttacagtagagagcaggagtaggaccctgttggttgggacagacacttacagtagagagcaggagtaggaccctgttggttgggacagacacttacagtagagagcaggagtaggaccctgttggttgggacagacacttacagtagagagcaggagtaggaccctgttggttgggacagacacttacagtagagagcaggagtaggacccctgttggttgggacagacacttacagtagagagcaggagtaggaccctgttggttgggacagacacttacagtagagagcaggagtaggaccctgttggttgggacagacacttacagtagagagcaggagtaggaccctgttggttgggacagacacttacagtagagagcaggagtaggaccctgttggttgggacagacacttacagtagagagcaggagtaggaccctgttggttgggacagacacttacagtagagagcaggagtaggaccctgttggttgggacagacacttacagtagagagcaggagtaggaccctgttggttgggacagacacttacagtagagagcaggagtaggaccctgttggttgggacagacacttacagtagagagcaggagtaggaccctgttggttgggacagacacttacagtagagagcaggagtaggaccctgttggttgggacagacacttacagtagagagcaggagtaggaccctgttggttgggacagacacttacagtagagagcaggagtaggaccctgttggttgggacagacacttacagtagagagcaggagtaggaccctgttggttgggacagacacttacagtagagagcaggagtaggaccctgttggttgggacagacacttacagtagagagcaggagtaggaccctgttggttgggacagacacttacagtagagagcaggagtaggaccctgttggttgggacagacacttacagtagagagcaggagtaggacccCTGTTGGTTGGGAGAGACCCTCAGGATGACGAGAGTGTTTTCAGACCTCCACACCGCAGGCTCCTGAAGCTCCCCAGGGCCAGAGTGGTTGCTCCATACCAGGGTCAGGTTGCCCTCCCTGTGCCCTGCCATGGTGGTCTGCAGTGGGCACTGGAGCACTGCCATCTCTCCCTCCCGGACATGAACAGGAGGTTGGACACACGACTTacatggagatggaggagagtcaCATGACGTACAGCCTCCTCTGACCAGCTCTGTGGGAAGAACATCCAAGATAGACCGTCTCAGTGGAGGATggagggcaccctattccctaacagACCtttggcactacttttgaccagggtccatggcaccctattccctatatagtgcactacatttgaccagtatccatggcaccctattccctatatagtgcactactttagatcagggctTCCCGTTGGGCTAGGgttaagagtagtgcactatgtagggtagcCTAAATGTACTTGATCAAATATTTTATGCGGtacaaataaac
The Salmo salar chromosome ssa16, Ssal_v3.1, whole genome shotgun sequence DNA segment above includes these coding regions:
- the LOC106594224 gene encoding interleukin-18 receptor 1 — protein: MMKMTPLFTFLILSATKELVRGGCTSCDSPPSPCKSCVQPPVHVREGEMAVLQCPLQTTMAGHREGNLTLVWSNHSGPGELQEPAVWRSENTLVILRVSPNQQGSYSCSLLDASGQPLRTAWFNITVFSGQCYTDMDVYESTCYLRQSCEKLTCTSDSIAQNFTKHNYTWYKNCDTELPSDFGDGYLMSASENDSGYYTCTSYYTYNSNLHDGQVFTLSRTMERTVKGSSQVMPKIIKPQDGEVINVDMGSTVVVVCMAVLSSETDLLQWLENRSFVEENQETLPVFYNTSEENGHHQALLVIRQVSEEQLRNRYTCQVESPSRNSNVSIIFQQKSPPQFHFLVLGILGVFAVTVVVVTVVYVKLKVDIILFLRDDLGWHHHNVSDGKRYDAYVLCYKSDTESGVSEEDRRQVEEVLEEEYGYSLCLYDRDVLPGEAVAEAVLGCIEQSRRLILVPSSLGLNPGQDSQYSLLTGLHAALVERQTWLVLIQTESAPDSQVDLELDSLPEALRLLAQSGHTVTWRGSHSKPLSSPFWKELRYRMPARTRRRPPKDERTIL